Genomic window (Daucus carota subsp. sativus chromosome 5, DH1 v3.0, whole genome shotgun sequence):
TTTGAGGAGGAAGGACTATTGGGACAGTGTAGAGATGAGACATGTAGAGAACTTGACAAAAGAAACTTTGATTCTGGAGAGGCTTGGGTTCGTTTGCTTCTTCGATATCCTATAAGTAGACATATGGAAGGGACAAATTATCAAGAAAATAGTTGGAGCCTACCAAAACGTCATGATTTCTCTGTTTGTCGCCTTATACTCTTATAAAACCTGGTAGATCagatttacaaattacaattaaCAACTTTGTGAAGGTTACTGAATATTTATGTTGCCAGTGAGTAGCAGTTGAAATAATAGAATGATTGTGCCAAGCAGTATGACAGGAGCTGGACAGCCATTCACACTTGAGTCCCTACTTGTGATATTATTTTCAGAAACATATGATACTTTCTTAAAGTTGCAATCTAATTAAGAATGGATATTAAGCAGCAACTAAGCTAAAATAAACAAGTGGCTGGGGAACACAGTTTGAGGTCATCCATTCATTTTATGGATGCCAGATTCATTGTCATGATAAATGGGACAGCAAAAGTTTATATATCAGCTGTGATCGAAAAGGCTGATTAATCGACTTAAATCTTGCACAGTATGTTTTCAGTTGGTTGAATCTTTTTCCAAGCGAAGGCAACCTTCACCTCTAGACTGTAAAATGTTTATACAACTATACTATAACCTGATTATGCCATGAAAACCTTACTCTCAGGAGCAGAGAGGCTGTTCTCCTGAATACCCTGACTATTGAGAAAACTCACATTGATGGACCATATAACAGAATAAAAGTGTCCTGAATTTAGGGTACTAGCTGCGGTGACTCAACctgttcttcataatcataaTGTTGATCAGTTGAATATATGTGAAGTGTGCATTCTAGCATTATGTAAACTGGTTAATTACGAAAACAACTAATTTTGAATAACAGGTTGAGATTGATGAAGTTGAAGGAGGCTCAGTACTTTGCCACACTTCTTGCATGGGATAAAGCAGTGTCCTGGACAATTCTGCTACTTCAAGAGTCAATGCCACAGGATTGTTCATTCTTGTTCCATAAGTGGGATTTATTAACCAAACCATATTTCAATTATTAATCTCTCTCTAAGGAAGACATACTTCTCGTCCTCCCCCTCCTTTTGTGAAAGGAtactgaaaattttatataaatttggaaaACATTTAAttacatcaatcaatatattaataaagGAAACTATATTTCACTTATTCCCAAATTCCTAAATGAAAGTCCAAATATTTCTAAAGCTTGCTTTTTGCCGTGACCGAAGCTAGCAACAAAATTTGGCCAAAGTATTGCCCCAAGTACTTTCCTACATGGTTGATTATTCACGAAAATCACCAAAACACTGCTCCCAGATGTCTAAATCTAACAAGATAGACAGTTTCTGCAACTGCACAAAGTCATCAAGTACGAAGCTATCTTGAAAATTTGTTGTACAGCGTCCAGTATTCGATATACATCAAGGCAGTAAAGATTTCTGGACAATATAGCAATTTCTCATATAAAATCAAGCATCACGAGTACTTaagaatatcaatatatttgacGCCTCTTCAACCGAAGCCCTAGTGAGGAAAGCTTTTTTCCCCCATTTCTTACAACTTTCCGCATTTTCTATTATCTCCTTTTCTACTCTCACAAAATGCTCAACTCCTTAGAATCATGCTGAATCCTCCCACTGATCTCCAAGCACAAACCATTAGCTATGCCTGTTCTCAACGACCCCTTTGTAGATTTCTTGCTGGGGCCTGGGTCCACAAATACTGGTTGCACTGTGAGGCTCGGGTTCGGTTTGATTCGGTTTGCTTCTCTTTCGTCAGCTGGTCGCAGTAGTAAACTGTtctgaaattcttcagatatTTCATCTTCATTCATAAGTACCTGCGAGTTAAGATTTCCCAAAAGTTTAAAACACATACAGGTTCAGCACAACAGGAAAGAAAATGTATGACATAAAAAGAGTCGCAAGGAGGGCAAATTCCAGAGTTTATTCATCTAATTATAGCAATAAACTAAGATCTTTAAATCTCCccgaaaagaaagaaaaggtcAGTATTATTATCTTTGTCTTCCTAATAGATACAAAGAAGAGATTCATTCAAATAACCCAGAGAACAATATATTTTTGGGATATgtgaataaaagaaattaaaatactcaAACACACACTTGCTCCACCAAGGCTTGAACCTTCAGCCTCCTAATCTGCTAGGCTAATCCTAGCAGATAGAACCTAACATATTAAATGATATGGATATGATTTTGATGGAAGCCGTGACATGAGGAGAAATCTAGATGAAGGTGGTGTTTGGCGGGGCTTAAAAGCCAAGCTTCTAGGCTTATAAGTTAACAACAGCTTATTTCTACCGTTTATGCAAAGAATTTCTTATTCAGCTTCCAACTTATAAGCCTGACTTATAAGCCTCTGAATATGAAGGTGAAAATCCTAACTTTTTTTAGtgacttgtttttatttttgaaatttgattttacaaaaatgtaaaagaccgctttaaaagataatttataatatttcattattatattaatcatttttATACCTGATAAGTTGTAAATACCAAAAAAAGtatccaaacacataaattaaaattatttttcgctTATAAGTAACTTATAAGTAATAAGCACTTCTTTTAAGGTAAGCTAAACGGCCCTAAATATTAAACTCACTGTGTTGTTTATAACAGTATACCAGAGCCACTACTGAGTCTATGCATAGGGAAACAGTGAGGGCTactacataaaaaaattaacatatccAAAGAAAGTAGGGAGACAAAGACAACCTTGCGGCCAACTAGGTCGAAAGTCATGACAACTTTGCTACGCTTGGCTCGCTCATCCTCCTCGATCTCCTCCTGTTTCTTCCTTAGGAGTTCTTTTTCCTGATGGGCAAAAGATTAGATTTAGTATGTTACCTCAAGTTATCTGTATGCCTGCTAGAGCTTATTGCAATACTACCTCTGGTGAAATCCAGCTATTCCCCTCAATGTTGTAGTAGTCACTTTGGTCATCTATAACTGTTGTGCGTGCTGCGGAGTTTCGGTCATAGTCAACCAATCTCTTAGCATATGCTTGAGCTGCCACCTCAGTGTCAGAGAGAGGAATTTCACTTACTTCCAAGCCAGCATAAGAGCTTCCTTCCCTCAAGACAAGGGCGCCACAAAAGTTGCAGGGGCCCTCTCCTTCCTGCTCACAAACAATCTTTCCACAAGATAAACAATTACTAATAAGTCTGTGCCTTCGAGCTTGACATGAACATGGTTTACCCTGCTGATAAACTATAGTCCCCTTGGCAGCCTCAGCAAGAGAGATaacttttccagattttttctTCTTAGAATTTCCTTTTTCAGCGGCTTTTGGTTCAACTCTTTCTGATTGGACCGCATAATCCTTCTTAGAGGAGATGGCAGCCTCTCTCTGTATTTTAGGTGCTTTTTTAACACCACTGCTCGAACTTTCATTCGAGGGTGGTTTGACATATGCATGTAACTTCAAACCTGAACCATCTAAAGTAGTGTTGTCTATATCAGAGTGCCCTCTCTGCTTTAAGTATTCCTCAGTCACGCCTTTGCCAGCCTCCTCGCCGATTATATTCTGGAGATAAAGTTAAAACAGGAATATGTCAATTTAAGCAGATATTGCAGAAATGAAGATATCATAAACACTAGAAAAGGATAAGCAAATTTAGTACTACTATCCATATGCCTACACTGATTGGGATTGCTAATGAAATATATAGTTGATCTTTTCACATATCAATAATATTCTGTAGATAAAGTTTCGATGATAATATGTCAATACCAAGGATGTTTGCAGAAATGCAAGGTACTACTCTGGGAAAGGGCTTATGCACAATAGTGTTGCTATCCAAGTACCTAGTGTCATTAGATTTTTGCCAAGGTCGTACAACAACCGGTTCGAGTTTACTTCGATTGCCTATGAATCAAAATACAATACTTCCACAACGCAAATTAAAAAGGGTGTATTAATAAAAACACCTGCTAATTAGAAGCTAGTACAATGCAGCCTAAATCTCCAGCTATTTGATTTCTACAAAAGAAACCGAAAAACATATCCGGTAAAGAGTGAAACAACTAACAGGCATTGGGCAAATACAATAATACACGAAAAATACACAAAAGGGCAAGTGTTTAATACAAAAAGGAAACGCAATAGAGCATAAAATTCAGTTAAATAaccaaacaaacaagattataCAAAGGGGCGATAACAGTTAATTAAGTGTAATTAGTGAATTGGAAAGTAGTTACGTCAAGATATTCTTTGGCGTCGAGAGGAGAAGCGCATTCACAGTAGGAGACGAGACCCGAAATAAGATCCGAATCGAGTTCTAGACCAAGACCTGACCCGGTCTTCTTGTTGCAAAGCTCCAGCAGTGCTTTCTCTAGCCATTCTCCTGACGATCCCATCCTTGTTTTTACTCGATTGTTTTCTTTTCGTATGAATAATTCAAACTTTATGTATACCAGGCACCAGCATTTAACCGGTTTAAAAGAGGGTAcgtatataattcataatttattatttaaattttaacgttattttattaatattttaatatttgtgaattgaattttaattaaattatattaatcaattaattatattttctcaaaaattcagtttttacaatttattatcaatttataaatattttcttgttattaatatgtgataatatattattcaattaattttatatcaaatttattatattttgtaaatctTCATGTGTATGAAAAAAGATATCAtattagagttaaaaaaaaataatatgtaaaaaatcgAAGAGCACTTACTTTATGTTCATTTGGAATGAAGAgataataaaatgaattttgaattataGAATGATGTTGattaaagaaaatgtatatattctattcttattttttttaattataatttgaacCCACATGTTTTAAAAGGATTACTCATTCCATTTTTACATTATGTTTCCTTACAATCTTtatcacaaaaaatttaaacacattcatattttgtcattATTACCTTATACTTTGTTTTTTcttcttaaaatttctataaaattttCTATTTCATTCTCCACTCATTCTATTCTACCAAATGAACACAACTTATGAGCACGGTTAGATAGCTCAGTGGTAAagggcttatcctctgtcgtattgtaaggctataagccatatttgtcaaaaaaaaatgaacacaACTTATAGAAAGCTAGAATTCTTACAttttgtttcataatttttacttttttctcaaacactttgaTCTAAATCTTAATTAGTTTTTAACTTCTAATTCACCCTTTTTGCTTTAAATAAGAATAgcttatctatactatactattaaagccgaaacattaaaagtttggtcggtcggtcggtacttgggccaaaatacgagcctatctatataaccaattattttgggcctatttatataaataattattctttttaatttgggtcaaagtacgggcctatctatataaccaattaataataatccttttaaaactgaaacattaaaagtttggtagctcagtacttgggtcaaaatacgggcctatctatataaccaattattctgggtctatctatataaccaattattctttttaatttgggccatagtacgggcctatctatataaccagataatccttttaattgaaatatattacttttttatatttttgactaaaaaactcaatcttctaaaataacattgataaacatggtaattacttttttaactaaaatatattatctttttataaattttccaactaaaaaattaatcttttacaattaatacggacatgggcgacatatttatacgtaaagatgtgtgccaaaagtctaaaagtcaaataattaaaaatagagagagtattattatattggtcggacggtcggtacttgggccgaagtacgagcctatctatatatataaccaattattctttttaactaaaatatattatcttttatatattttttagataaaaaaaactcaatcttctaaaataatatcgagcaacatagtaattgtctttttaatcaaaacgctttatcttttttagattttctaactaaaaaaaccgagtttttacaattaacacgggcgccatatatataaaaatataatatcattaaatataattattaataaataacatgtgatataattcaaccaaaatacattaataacattatttttaaatactctaatgatctcatattaaaagaaatattacaaatctgtcatatactatatattattacactattaaagccaaaaataaaaattcacttggttggtcagttagttgagtttggtgaatcgtttggtattcgacccacggagctcttgaatttataacatgttatagtatattttttattatcaattaaaccaaaacattaaatttaggttagtatgatggggagGTATTCGGTTTCATGCGtatgttttataccatattattaattattaataacgaaatatcaaaggttgattggttagtttatactatctgagtttataggccaccttaaattataacatgtaaaaaaaaatattttaacattctcattaaaatatatatgttcgacctaattttcaattagccatttgacggacttaactatgaagaatttatccaactgttaagtaaaaaatttattaaaccatgttattctatcataattttatttttacaataaaattaggtaactttaaaatatatataataaaataacaaatatgttaaccgtccgtgcattgcacgggttataagctagttttaAATTAACCCTGAATCACTGGGTTCTAAATTTACCATCTATCCGACTTTAGCTCACTTCTCCCTTGCAGTGTCCACTTTTACGGTAGTTTCAGAACCCTAAATTCCCTCCCAACACTTAAATTCTTGAAATTAATCAAATTGTGCTTTCTCAGCAACTCCAAACATCCCATTATATACAGGTACTTTAATATTATCTTTCTGCAATTTGCATCTTTTTATGGGACTTCTTGAAATATTGATAAATCAAGCTCTAACATTTTTAAACCATCAAGATTTTGAAATGGGTTGTCAAGATTTCATCTTTTAAGATTAATTTTGGAATGAGTCGAGCTGTACTTCCCAAACATGTAGCTGCTGTTGTAAAATACCAAAAGGATCCCAAAAGGGCACTTGAAATGTTCAATATTGTGAAAAATGAAGATGgttttaagcataatttgttGACTTATAAGAGCATGATTGATAAGCTTGGATATCATGGTGAATTTGAGGCTATGGAAGCATTGTTAGAGGAGATGAGGATGAATATCGATAATGGTTTGTTTGAAGGAGTGTATATTAGTGCTATGAAGCATTATGGGAAGAAAGGGAAGCTTCAAGAagcggttgatgtgtttgaaaGAATGGATTTTTACAGTTGTGAGCCGTCTGTTCAGTCGTATAATACGATTATGAATATTCTTGTTGAACATGGGTGTTATAATCAGGCTCATAAAGTGTATATGAGGATGAAAGATAAAAGGGTTGTTCCGGATGTGTATAGTTTTACTATTAGGATAAAGTCGTTTTGTAGGACAAGCAGGCCTCATGCTGCTTTGAGGTTGCTTAACAATATACCTACTCAAGGGTGTGAGGTGAATGCAGTTGCGTATTGTACAGTAGTCGGAGGATTGTTTCAGGAGCATTTTGAGTTAGAGGCATTTGatttgtttgatgaaatgcttaGGCTAGGTATTGTTCCTGATATTTTTACATTTAATAAGCTTCTGCACACACTTTGTAAGAAAGGGAATGTCCGGGGAAGTGAAAGACTTCTTGATAAGGTTTTTAAGAGAGGGGTGTCCCCAAATTTGTTtacatttaatatatttgttcaagGCTTTAGCAGAAGAGGGCTCATTCACGAGGCTTCTAGGATCATGGATGGTGTGACCAAGGCAGGTTTATGTCCTGACCTTGTAACATACAATACACTAATATGTGGTTTGTGCAAGAATGGTAAAGTTGTTGAAGCAGAGTGCTATTTGCATCAAATGGTGAATATGGGGTATGAGCCTGA
Coding sequences:
- the LOC108223718 gene encoding uncharacterized protein LOC108223718; translation: MGSSGEWLEKALLELCNKKTGSGLGLELDSDLISGLVSYCECASPLDAKEYLDNIIGEEAGKGVTEEYLKQRGHSDIDNTTLDGSGLKLHAYVKPPSNESSSSGVKKAPKIQREAAISSKKDYAVQSERVEPKAAEKGNSKKKKSGKVISLAEAAKGTIVYQQGKPCSCQARRHRLISNCLSCGKIVCEQEGEGPCNFCGALVLREGSSYAGLEVSEIPLSDTEVAAQAYAKRLVDYDRNSAARTTVIDDQSDYYNIEGNSWISPEEKELLRKKQEEIEEDERAKRSKVVMTFDLVGRKVLMNEDEISEEFQNSLLLRPADEREANRIKPNPSLTVQPVFVDPGPSKKSTKGSLRTGIANGLCLEISGRIQHDSKELSIL